A genomic region of Canis aureus isolate CA01 chromosome 16, VMU_Caureus_v.1.0, whole genome shotgun sequence contains the following coding sequences:
- the RPL7A gene encoding large ribosomal subunit protein eL8 isoform X1 has product MPKGKKAKGKKVAPAPAVVKKQEAKKVVNPLFEKRPKNFGIGQDIQPKRDLTRFVKWPRYIRLQRQRAILYKRLKVPPAINQFTQALDRQTATQLLKLAHKYRPETKQEKKQRLLARAEKKAAGKGDVPTKRPPVLRAGVNTVTTLVENKKAQLVVIAHDVDPIELVVFLPALCRKMGVPYCIIKGKARLGRLVHRKTCTTVAFTQVNSEDKGALAKLVEAIRTNYNDRYDEIRRHWGGNVLGPKSVARIAKLEKAKAKELATKLG; this is encoded by the exons CCGAAAGGGAAGAAGGCGAAGGGGAAGAAGGTGGCCCCGGCCCCTGCCGTGGTGAAGAAGCAGGAGGCCAAGAAGGTGGTCAACCCCCTGTTCGAGAAGAGGCCCAAGAACTTCGGCATCG GACAGGACATCCAGCCCAAGAGGGACCTCACCCGCTTTGTCAAGTGGCCGCGCTACATCCGGCTGCAGCGCCAGAGGGCCATCCTGTATAAACGTCTCAAGGTGCCTCCTGCCATTAACCAGTTCACCCAGGCCTTGGACCGCCAAACAG CTACACAACTGCTTAAGCTGGCCCACAAGTACAGACCAGAGACCAAgcaagagaagaagcagaggcTGTTGGCCCGGGCCGAGAAGAAAGCTGCCGGCAAAGGGGACGTCCCCACTAAGAGGCCGCCTGTCCTTCGAGCTG GGGTTAACACTGTCACCACCTTGGTGGAAAACAAGAAGGCTCAGCTGGTAGTGATAGCCCACGACGTGGATCCCATTGAG CTGGTTGTCTTCCTGCCTGCCCTGTGTCGTAAGATGGGGGTTCCTTATTGCATTATCAAGGGGAAGGCCAGGCTGGGGCGTCTGGTCCACAGGAAGACCTGCACCACTGTCGCCTTCACACAGGTTAACTC GGAAGACAAGGGAGCTCTGGCTAAGCTGGTAGAAGCCATCCGGACCAATTACAATGACAGATACGATGAG ATCCGCCGCCACTGGGGAGGCAATGTCCTGGGTCCGAAGTCAGTGGCTCGCATCGCcaagctggaaaaagcaaaggCTAAAGAACTGGCCACCAAGCTGGGCTGA
- the SURF1 gene encoding surfeit locus protein 1 isoform X2, translated as MAEPIPLPADPMELKNLEYRPVKVRGHFDHSKELYMMPRTMVDPAREAREAGRLSSSPESGAYVITPFHCTDLGVTILVNRGFVPRKKVNPDTRQRGQVEGEVDLVGMVRLTETRKPFVPENNPERNHWHYRDLEAMARLTGADPIFIDADFQSTVPGGPIGGQTRVTLRNEHMQYILTWYGLCAATSYLWFKKFLRRTPGV; from the exons ATGGCTGAGCCCATCCctctgccagcaga CCCAATGGAACTGAAAAATCTGGAGTACAGGCCGGTGAAGGTCAGGGGGCACTTCGACCACTCCAAGGAGCTGTACATGATGCCTCGGACCATGGTGGACCCAGCCAGGGAGGCCCGGGAGGCCGGCCGTCTCTCTTCCTCGCCCGAGAGTGGTGCCTATGTCATTACCCCCTTTCACTGCACTGACCTGGG AGTCACCATCCTGGTCAACAGAGGGTTTGTCCCCAGGAAGAAAGTGAATCCTGATACACGGCAGAGAGGCCAG GTTGAGGGAGAAGTGGACCTAGTTGGGATGGTGAGGCTGACAGAAACCAGGAAGCCCTTTGTCCCAGAGAACAACCCAGAAAGGAACCACTGGCATTACCGGGACTTGGAGGCAATGGCCAGGCTCACAGGCGCAGACCCCATCTTCATCGATGCAGACTTCC AGAGCACAGTCCCCGGGGGACCCATTGGAGGGCAAACGCGAGTCACTCTGAGGAATGAACACATGCAGTACATCCTCACCTG GTATGGCCTCTGTGCAGCTACATCCTACCTATGGTTTAAGAAATTCCTACGTCGGACTCCTGGTGTATGA
- the SURF6 gene encoding surfeit locus protein 6 isoform X1 has translation MSSLLAKDAYLQGLARKICSQPSLEPQKRTSASKARSSEAAGPPKKKRKTAQKKSQRREEKAVEPKSQALEEKSPPASRAGKPAVAKEEEAFSSTGSPAGGDVGQGQLRSDALVTEPDSLFALEVVRQRLHEKIQEARHQGRTTELSPAALEKRRRRKQERDRKKRKRKELRAKEKVAQAAEVAEPPHEPHKPPPEEAQSGLLFNKVEVTAEQASSKAQRRKEKRQKLKGNLTPLTGKNYRQLLERLQARQAQLDELRDQDEGKARELESKMKWTNLLYKAEGVRIRDNEHLLQEALKRKEKRRAQRKRKWEKRTAHVVEKMQRRQDKRRQNLRKKKAARAEQRLEKAHRKGRILPQDLERAGLA, from the exons ATGTCTTCGCTGCTCGCCAAGGACGCCTACCTGCAGGGCCTGGCCAGGAAGATCTgctcccagcccagcctggagccGCAGAAGCGCACGTCCG CCAGTAAAGCTCGAAGCTCTGAAGCTGCTGGGCCTcccaaaaagaagaggaagacagcGCAGAAGAAATCCCAGAGGCGGGAGGAGAAGGCTGTGGAGCCTAAGTCCCAGGCCCTGGAGGAGAAGTCTCCCCCAGCTTCCAGGGCTGGAAAGCCAGCAGTAGCCAAGGAGGAAGAGGCCTTCAGCTCCACGGGATCCCCAGCAGGTGGGGATGTCGGGCAGGGCCAGCTGAGATCAG ATGCTCTGGTTACAGAGCCTGACTCTCTCTTTGCCTTGGAGGTTGTGCGACAGCGGCTACATGAAAAAATTCAGGAGGCCCGGCATCAG GGCCGCACCACCGAGCTGTCTCCTGCCGCCTTGGAGAAGAGACGGCGGAGGAAACAGGAGCGGGACCGGAAAAAGAGAAAGCGAAAGGAGCTGAGGGCAAAGGAGAAGGTGGCACAGGCTGCAGAGGTTGCTGAGCCGCCCCATGAGCCCCACAAGCCACCCCCTGAGGAGGCACAGTCAGGGCTGCTCTTCAACAAG GTGGAGGTGACTGCGGAGCAAGCCAGCAGCAAGGCCCAGCGCCGGAAGGAGAAGAGGCAGAAGCTGAAGGGGAACCTGACGCCGCTGACGGGCAAGAACTACCGGCAGCTGCTGGAGCGCCTTCAGGCACGGCAGGCTCAGCTGGACGAGCTGCGGGACCAGGATGAAGGGAAGGCCCGGGAGCTCGAGAGTAAGATGAAGTGGACCAACCTGCTATACAAGGCCGAGGGCGTGCGCATCCGAGACAATGAGCACCTGCTGCAGGAGGCCCTGAAGCGCAAGGAGAAGCGGCGCGCCCAGCGCAAGCGCAAGTGGGAGAAGCGTACCGCCCACGTGGTCGAGAAGATGCAGCGGCGGCAGGATAAGCGGCGGCAGAACCTGCGCAAGAAAAAGGCGGCCCGGGCAGAGCAGCGCCTGGAGAAGGCCCACAGGAAGGGCCGCATCCTTCCCCAGGACCTGGAGCGGGCTGGCCTGGCATGA
- the SURF6 gene encoding surfeit locus protein 6 isoform X2 — protein MSSLLAKDAYLQGLARKICSQPSLEPQKRTSASKARSSEAAGPPKKKRKTAQKKSQRREEKAVEPKSQALEEKSPPASRAGKPAVAKEEEAFSSTGSPADALVTEPDSLFALEVVRQRLHEKIQEARHQGRTTELSPAALEKRRRRKQERDRKKRKRKELRAKEKVAQAAEVAEPPHEPHKPPPEEAQSGLLFNKVEVTAEQASSKAQRRKEKRQKLKGNLTPLTGKNYRQLLERLQARQAQLDELRDQDEGKARELESKMKWTNLLYKAEGVRIRDNEHLLQEALKRKEKRRAQRKRKWEKRTAHVVEKMQRRQDKRRQNLRKKKAARAEQRLEKAHRKGRILPQDLERAGLA, from the exons ATGTCTTCGCTGCTCGCCAAGGACGCCTACCTGCAGGGCCTGGCCAGGAAGATCTgctcccagcccagcctggagccGCAGAAGCGCACGTCCG CCAGTAAAGCTCGAAGCTCTGAAGCTGCTGGGCCTcccaaaaagaagaggaagacagcGCAGAAGAAATCCCAGAGGCGGGAGGAGAAGGCTGTGGAGCCTAAGTCCCAGGCCCTGGAGGAGAAGTCTCCCCCAGCTTCCAGGGCTGGAAAGCCAGCAGTAGCCAAGGAGGAAGAGGCCTTCAGCTCCACGGGATCCCCAGCAG ATGCTCTGGTTACAGAGCCTGACTCTCTCTTTGCCTTGGAGGTTGTGCGACAGCGGCTACATGAAAAAATTCAGGAGGCCCGGCATCAG GGCCGCACCACCGAGCTGTCTCCTGCCGCCTTGGAGAAGAGACGGCGGAGGAAACAGGAGCGGGACCGGAAAAAGAGAAAGCGAAAGGAGCTGAGGGCAAAGGAGAAGGTGGCACAGGCTGCAGAGGTTGCTGAGCCGCCCCATGAGCCCCACAAGCCACCCCCTGAGGAGGCACAGTCAGGGCTGCTCTTCAACAAG GTGGAGGTGACTGCGGAGCAAGCCAGCAGCAAGGCCCAGCGCCGGAAGGAGAAGAGGCAGAAGCTGAAGGGGAACCTGACGCCGCTGACGGGCAAGAACTACCGGCAGCTGCTGGAGCGCCTTCAGGCACGGCAGGCTCAGCTGGACGAGCTGCGGGACCAGGATGAAGGGAAGGCCCGGGAGCTCGAGAGTAAGATGAAGTGGACCAACCTGCTATACAAGGCCGAGGGCGTGCGCATCCGAGACAATGAGCACCTGCTGCAGGAGGCCCTGAAGCGCAAGGAGAAGCGGCGCGCCCAGCGCAAGCGCAAGTGGGAGAAGCGTACCGCCCACGTGGTCGAGAAGATGCAGCGGCGGCAGGATAAGCGGCGGCAGAACCTGCGCAAGAAAAAGGCGGCCCGGGCAGAGCAGCGCCTGGAGAAGGCCCACAGGAAGGGCCGCATCCTTCCCCAGGACCTGGAGCGGGCTGGCCTGGCATGA
- the SURF1 gene encoding surfeit locus protein 1 isoform X1 produces MAAAVRWLGLRAAAAAAGRGPPRAVRRSVLAVPLRPGLAWRPSRCGSSAAEAPATEAQEDSFLQWFLLLIPVTAFGLGTWQVQRRKWKLQLIAELESRVMAEPIPLPADPMELKNLEYRPVKVRGHFDHSKELYMMPRTMVDPAREAREAGRLSSSPESGAYVITPFHCTDLGVTILVNRGFVPRKKVNPDTRQRGQVEGEVDLVGMVRLTETRKPFVPENNPERNHWHYRDLEAMARLTGADPIFIDADFQSTVPGGPIGGQTRVTLRNEHMQYILTWYGLCAATSYLWFKKFLRRTPGV; encoded by the exons ATGGCGGCGGCCGTGCGGTGGCTggggctgcgggcggcggcggcggcggcggggcgg GGCCCGCCCCGCGCGGTCAGgaggagcgtccttgcggtcccCCTGCGCCCAG GGTTGGCCTGGAGGCCAAGCAGGTGTGGCAGTTCTGCAGCTGAAGCACCTGCCACAGAAGCACAAGAGGACTCCTTCCTCCAGTGGTTCCTGCTTCTCATTCCTGTGACAGCCTTTGGCCTGGGGACATGGCAG GTCCAGCGTCGAAAGTGGAAGCTGCAGCTGATAGCAGAGCTGGAGTCTCGAGTTATGGCTGAGCCCATCCctctgccagcaga CCCAATGGAACTGAAAAATCTGGAGTACAGGCCGGTGAAGGTCAGGGGGCACTTCGACCACTCCAAGGAGCTGTACATGATGCCTCGGACCATGGTGGACCCAGCCAGGGAGGCCCGGGAGGCCGGCCGTCTCTCTTCCTCGCCCGAGAGTGGTGCCTATGTCATTACCCCCTTTCACTGCACTGACCTGGG AGTCACCATCCTGGTCAACAGAGGGTTTGTCCCCAGGAAGAAAGTGAATCCTGATACACGGCAGAGAGGCCAG GTTGAGGGAGAAGTGGACCTAGTTGGGATGGTGAGGCTGACAGAAACCAGGAAGCCCTTTGTCCCAGAGAACAACCCAGAAAGGAACCACTGGCATTACCGGGACTTGGAGGCAATGGCCAGGCTCACAGGCGCAGACCCCATCTTCATCGATGCAGACTTCC AGAGCACAGTCCCCGGGGGACCCATTGGAGGGCAAACGCGAGTCACTCTGAGGAATGAACACATGCAGTACATCCTCACCTG GTATGGCCTCTGTGCAGCTACATCCTACCTATGGTTTAAGAAATTCCTACGTCGGACTCCTGGTGTATGA
- the RPL7A gene encoding large ribosomal subunit protein eL8 isoform X2 has protein sequence MPKGKKAKGKKVAPAPAVVKKQEAKKVVNPLFEKRPKNFGIGQDIQPKRDLTRFVKWPRYIRLQRQRAILYKRLKVPPAINQFTQALDRQTATQLLKLAHKYRPETKQEKKQRLLARAEKKAAGKGDVPTKRPPVLRAGVNTVTTLVENKKAQLVVIAHDVDPIELVVFLPALCRKMGVPYCIIKGKARLGRLVHRKTCTTVAFTQVNSEDKGALAKLVEAIRTNYNDRYDEIRRHWGGNVLGPKSVARIAKLEKAKAKELATKLG, from the exons ATG CCGAAAGGGAAGAAGGCGAAGGGGAAGAAGGTGGCCCCGGCCCCTGCCGTGGTGAAGAAGCAGGAGGCCAAGAAGGTGGTCAACCCCCTGTTCGAGAAGAGGCCCAAGAACTTCGGCATCG GACAGGACATCCAGCCCAAGAGGGACCTCACCCGCTTTGTCAAGTGGCCGCGCTACATCCGGCTGCAGCGCCAGAGGGCCATCCTGTATAAACGTCTCAAGGTGCCTCCTGCCATTAACCAGTTCACCCAGGCCTTGGACCGCCAAACAG CTACACAACTGCTTAAGCTGGCCCACAAGTACAGACCAGAGACCAAgcaagagaagaagcagaggcTGTTGGCCCGGGCCGAGAAGAAAGCTGCCGGCAAAGGGGACGTCCCCACTAAGAGGCCGCCTGTCCTTCGAGCTG GGGTTAACACTGTCACCACCTTGGTGGAAAACAAGAAGGCTCAGCTGGTAGTGATAGCCCACGACGTGGATCCCATTGAG CTGGTTGTCTTCCTGCCTGCCCTGTGTCGTAAGATGGGGGTTCCTTATTGCATTATCAAGGGGAAGGCCAGGCTGGGGCGTCTGGTCCACAGGAAGACCTGCACCACTGTCGCCTTCACACAGGTTAACTC GGAAGACAAGGGAGCTCTGGCTAAGCTGGTAGAAGCCATCCGGACCAATTACAATGACAGATACGATGAG ATCCGCCGCCACTGGGGAGGCAATGTCCTGGGTCCGAAGTCAGTGGCTCGCATCGCcaagctggaaaaagcaaaggCTAAAGAACTGGCCACCAAGCTGGGCTGA
- the MED22 gene encoding mediator of RNA polymerase II transcription subunit 22: protein MAQQRALPQSKETLLQSYNKRLKDDVKSIMDNFTEIIKTAKIEDETQVSRATQGEQDNYEMHVRAANIVRAGESLMKLVSDLKQFLILNDFPSVNEAIDQRNQQLRALQEECDRKLIALRDEISIDLYELEEEYYSSSSSLCEANDLPLCEAYWRLDPDTDSADGLSAPVLASPEPSAGPLQAAAPVHSHASGPGPTEHA from the exons ATGGCCCAGCAGAGAGCCCTGCCGCAGAGCAAGGAGACGCTGCTGCAGTCCTACAACAAGCGGCTCAAGGACGATGTCAAGTCCATCATGGACAACTTCACCGAGATCATCAAGACCGCCAAG ATCGAGGACGAGACACAAGTGTCGAGAGCCACTCAGGGCGAGCAGGATAATTACGAGATGCACGTTCGAGCTGCCAACATC GTCCGAGCCGGTGAGTCCCTGATGAAGCTGGTGTCTGACCTCAAGCAGTTCCTCATCCTCAATGACTTCCCATCGGTGAATGAGGCCATCGACCAGCGCAACCAGCAGCTGCGAGCCCTGCAGGAGGAATGTGACCGGAAGCTCATCGCCCTGCGGGACGAGATCTCCATCGACCTGTACGAGCTGGAGGAGGAGTATTACTCGTCCAG CTCAAGTCTTTGCGAAGCTAATGACCTGCCTCTGTGCGAAGCGTACTGGAGGCTGGACCCGGACACAGACTCTGCGGATGGCCTCTCGGCCCCCGTGCTGGCGTCCCCGGAGCCCAGCGCTGGCCCCCTGCAGGCTGCAGCCCCTGTCCACTCCCATGCCAGTGGCCCCGGGCCCACGGAGCACgcctga